Part of the Henckelia pumila isolate YLH828 chromosome 2, ASM3356847v2, whole genome shotgun sequence genome is shown below.
ttccttgcagttacgcttccaatgaccgggcttcttgcagtaatggcaaacatccttggatttttccatgtttgaagcctttgtcttgtacttcttctcgggttcgattttcttgggtggggcagaacgtttcttgccctttttacttggccccttcttagcagaagaagaggagcccaccaagaaagccggtttatccttctttaatgtggattcatatgtcataagcatattgaccatctcttcaagggaggcctctatcttgttcatattgaaattcaccacaaatccgtcaaacgaagaaggaagagacagaagtagtaaatccacgttgagttcatgctccaacaccaaatcaagggttaccaacttctgtatgagccaaatcactcgtaccccatgatcacggaccgaagtcccttcacgcatgcgacacgtcattagctcctttacagtagcgaacctttcagccctcgattgagccccaaaaagtttcttgagttgaacgtgaatgtcagcagcattcacggtgtcctcaaatcgcctctggagttcatcagacatcgaggcttgcatatagcatttggtcttgatatcatggtcccaccatgtatcaagtttggctaactcctctggacttacgtcagctggtgcttccttcggaggagatttttctaacacgtagagcatcttctccgaagtcaagacaatcttcaacttacggaaccattccgtatagtttgcgccagtcaacttattttgttcgaggatcgagaaaagtggattacgcgaattcatcttatgaaatactgaaaagaaacagacaaatatcagtgattgtttaagaaatttactaagacataaaataggcgatatttattttatgaatctcactcccactattttaacgatttcactaccctctagtgaaaacgggaaactgttttccttagtgagaacatggagtccaattgacaaacttatggtcccgaataatatcagccaaccataattttcaaaaggtagagcccaattgcttccaaagcaacctccacgtttttacctcatgtccaataagggcccaataatatgatgccgtttattgtgacatgtcaagatgaccaatcaatattaagttgtgatggacggtcgccatgtggatcccccaataatatgagccgatcccatgggagttccacccaacttacaacatgtgtcgatccaatgtacagctttccgacgaacgggcccccccaataatatgagccggaccgtatccgcgggtagcatctcatacattgatcgttgatggaaggtaggaacatttaaacaaatttaaatttcctttatttatcttgatatcaattttaaatcatatttaaaatgagggattttaattataaaaatttgtctcatcatttttaaaattttgtatgcttgccggattcacacaattatgtctaaaacatgcatacaacaataatatcacatattatataggatgatcgattccatttctaatcgacccgtggttgccaattacgagtcttagtccaatcctaggttatatgcagtatgcaatgcaatcctattacatttgcttccaatttacattttttctgtctttattgtctgctgggcccacctccatcttcaaatcttgatctcccatgggagctgcacagggcggcgcacggcgctgcccggggcagcgacgatcgctgcccctgccccgggcagcgatccaatcgctgcccgggtttttgcccgaaaaaaaaaaatttatttttaaatatttattttgtttcaaaaaaccgaggcttaaaatatttttgtacaatcgattaatttaatcgcttgatctgagcaacctggctttgataccactgttggaaaacgcggctatcagatcaattaggattgatacccggtgcagcggaagtttaaaatttttatatggaacgattccataatgggtatcaaccttacgattaaattgtgtgtgtaaaaatcaaataacgattataaaatttttacctttaatctcgaatcgagattttggacaccaacagatttctctgctcttgttgtatatccctggaactgatggacgaactgttcttcaatcaggtccacgaacggatatttaatccctctgatagattgcactagaaaatctatcagaagtttctacgaagagaattaacgaatttgatccgttaaaccagactgtaattcaaaatcacaggctggattttaccgagtagagagggaggggggggcggccactattgatagaaaatacttaggttttcgaaaattgtgacctgttgtgtgtaatttctgtactgcaataacttatttataatgtaggccactaacagcttagggcccattagtcataagttcaagctcgacaagcaaagcccgcacgttcagaaattaatataaaattcatcgtgactccgattgataaaccgatttcaccaatgtgcacagaaaccatttctgcaccttttaaagtcaagataaatttttttgaatccgaattcagtgatttccaaaaatggccatccctatgtcattttaggaaatcttactcctctactcttaaataagaagtccaacttcttcgttcattaaatttaactctttaaatttaactatctcaacggggattaaaaatccattacactgtgtgaccctcaatggttcagggatacagctagccgtgggctcacaactccttgtgactcggaacaacaatttccgacttgcccatcgaatcatggtaagagcgtctagcaacatcgccccatgattccctaggtatcactgatagtgcctacaagaaccaatagattttggttagcatacagtacggtcccttcatccatatatcccgatcgaatcaacaaccattggtatatcgagagtcgttcgagattcgataactatgcaatacatcttgaagatcaaatagtgacatcgcatgtgctactaagaaaccatttcttaaaacacatcatgtactctggccagagattcgtcacactaatatctcctcagaccgcataggatatccacactcgcaagtatgtggtgaatccttgacaacaaagcatcgactcctatatgtgttgtaactgtacccaatcccgacacctgatgaccccaatagagtcggtaaacgagtcaaagcacagtactagcatatagagtctcaatgatgtttcaagtagtaaggactaatggtgtacaaccaaaaccgcggactatatccactcgataagtgataaccacttggaaagtccggatagggtagttcgatcattcatcgtatgaatatccatttgcatgcttcgaacatctctatgttccttaccaatgaaacgtggtactccgcatcgcaaattctagtctcaaactcgagcaatccttatccttattatcggacggctcaatcgactaggaacagtttagaatatacagtgactataagatgtgtttcatgatagacatctccatgttctaccacatcttacatacactatagtatattcaaggtctttatcaaaacaacaatagtatatcacaatataacaatatgaagaaagataaagtcattgccattaataaaagtgtaaataatattaaacaaaagattatttatacaaagagtcatcaaagcccttagccacaagttggctcaccgggcacccactctttcagaattatgcttaattgaaccggttgtgaagttCGAGAGCTGTCAAAAAGCTGTGATTAAAGTTGAATCGCCAAAGAAGAAAGCGCCCAATTTAACAAAGAAGAAAACCGCGAAAAAGAGGGCGAAACATAAAAAGCGGTTCGTGGAATtaatttggcgagtgaaagagaaagggaagacttaacaccggtgaaagtcgggctgacgactataaaccaagcgctttttgggggcaacccaaaatttttgtgttattttattttttatttattttttattcttttttttatgatttaattttatttttgttcattagttaatttttgatttttgaattattattggaAATTTCGGAGGCCTGATATTatagattttttgaaattttttcaggAATTTAGAATTTCGGGCAGCAGCTCATGCGCGCCGCCTCGCCTTTACGCTTCCTTAAGTGCACAATCATGCGCTAACGCGCTGCTCATCTGCGCTACTCCTTGCGTTATCGCGCTCATCACTTGCGCAACACCAAGCGCTAACGAGCCTCCCCAACAGCGCTACAtcaagcgctaacgcgcatGCATAAGGGCGCTTCTCATAGACTCTCCGGGAGGAGCATAGACTCTCACCAAGcgtttttcaacttttttttatCCTTAACAAAATTGGACTTATCAGCATTTTCTTATCCttacaaaatttcacaaaatttgttGAAGAAAAGCTAAAAAGTGCTCACAAAATTTTGTTGAGGATAAACAAAAATTGAGAAGTGTTTTTTAGAtgttctctcaaacactaccttagtatgtatatattttcattttgataaacttttataaaatttacaaggaaaaatgaagaaaaattaaaaatgttctCATTTTGGGTCCGAATTCCTTTGAAAAGATTACTACTATTTGTTTTTTGACCACAACTTTCTAGTTTTAAGAATAGAATTTTTCTTTTAAGATTAGAACAAGAGAATAACTCATTCttgtttaaaaaagaaaaaaagaaaaagagaataACTCATTCTTCGTAATTCGAGATTCAAATTATGCTTTCTTTTCCCGTGATCATTGTAAGAGGAGATTCtcaaaaaatttgtaaaaaccAACCAACCAACCAAAGGTCCAAAACACACTGCTACATTATCCCGAATTGTGTTCACCGAAACTCATTCATTCGTTTGAGAGTTTCGTTTTGAGAGTTTCGTTTGGTAGCATTTAGTTAATTTTAAAGAATCGGAACAATTTTTTTTGGATCTTTCTTCGTATTTACTTTAGACAGTTAGAACTTCATTGTCTGCTAATTATTACCGTCCCAAGGATTCTACAAGTTAATGCTTTTCTTGATGGTGGTTAACTTGTTTTAGCTGAATCTGATCCAAAAGTTAGTACTTTGGAAGGAAAAATCTGGGTTTTGGGGTAGAATTGCGATGGCTATTGCAAGATTCGGTCGCCAAGTTAAACGCTCGTACCAGTCATATGGGTTCTTCGTGAAGTTGTCAGTAGTTATAATCTTGGGCTTGTGTTTTGTATTCGTCTGGTCTGCGTTTTCAAATTTTTCTGTCACTGATACAAGGGAGAGCTTTGATGATATTGTTGAGCCAGTGTCTGTATCTGCTGGGAAGGCGGGTAATTCACAGATTAGTTCTGGACCCAGAAATGGTCAAGAAAGTGGCAAGCAgagatttaagtctggattgGATGATAAAGTCAAGAAAAGTGTGAATGGGTCTGTGGTGTTGAAGCCCGAGGAGAGGCCGGAGAAGGTGGAATCTGCGGGTGTGGAGAGAAGAGGTGATGAGGATTCGAGGTCGTCGAAAGGATCTGGCGAGGGGAAAAACGAAGAGAATGATGGATCTGAGGTGAAAGAGGTGACAAAagaggaggaggaggaagatGGCAGAAATGATAAAGAAGGTGAAGAGTTGGAGAGTGATGGTAATGAAAATGAGGAGGTGGAAGGGGATCCTGATTTGGTTAATGCAGAAAACTTGGATCAAGAAACTCTAGACGAAGAAATAGAAAGTTCAGTGAAGAAGACGAATAAGATTTCCGGTCCTCTATTTGATCCTAAAGCAAGATATACATGGAAATTATGCAACACTAGAAGCAAGTATAACTACATTCCTTGCATTGACATTGAAAGTGGGACAGGAAAGATACAGAGTTATCGGCATCATGAGAGGAGTTGTCCTAGATCAGCTGTTATGTGTCTCGTTCCGCTTCCCCATGACGGTTATGGTGAGCCCGTGCACTGGCCTGAGAGCAAAATGAAGGTATACAATGTTCATACGTAGTATAGGATATATATGGGATGTAGCTAATCTTTGTTGCTTgcagatattatataaaaatgtggCACATCCGAAATTAGCGTCATATATAAAGTCCCAAGATTGGGTGGTGGAATCTGGAGAATATCTTACTTTTCCCTCGAATCTATCTGTTTTCAAAGGCGGAATTCAGCATTACCTAGAATCCATAGAAGAGGTAACTTGTCCATTTTGGTCTGCACTGCTCTGAAGTGTGTCTGTATTGTGTCTCTCTATGTATAATATTATAGGTGGCTAGTGAAATGGTCAAACCTATGGAAGAAGTAAATTTCTAGATTTTTGAGAGTGAAGTAGATatgaagaacttactaaaactaATGTTAACCATTTTACTGTTTTTTGGCAATTGCTACTTCAAATTTGTTGTATTTGATATTTTGGTTGCGACTCTTTCTATCACAGTATCTCTGCATATTTGATGTTCAGTTGGATTTGGTGAACTTTATAGATGGTACCTGACATTGAGTGGGGAAAAAACATACGCGTAGCATTAGATATTGGCTGTCAGGATTCGAGCTTGGCAGCTTCGCTACTTGAGAAGAATGTATTGACACTTACACTCGGGTTGAAAGATGACCTGGTGGACCTGACTCAAGTTGCCCTTGAACGTGGTTTTCCTGCGGTAGTCAGTCCCTTTGCAACTCGTAGACTTCCTTTTCCTAGCGGAGTCTTTGATACAATTCATTGTGGTGATTGCAGTATTTCGTGGCATTCAAATGGTTTGTGCCGTCACCCTCAACATTTCGATTGTCAATCTTTTTTTGTTCATTATATCTGAATTCAGGACAGTATATACCTGTTTTAAATTTCAGGAGGTAAGCTTATCCTAGAAATGAATCGGATTTTGAGGCCTGGAGGGTATTTTATTTTGTCTACTAAGCACAGTACTATTGAAGCTGAAGAAGGTTTGCTCACTCTTCCCATTCACAAGTGCAATTGTGTTTCCTGCTCTTATTTCCATCGTTAAGTCATGGCTTCATACTGAAAATAGAAAATATCTCTATCCTAAGAATGGTAAAAATATCCAGGCATTCATATTTCTTGCTTTACACCTCGCATACTATGGTCGATGAAATTTTAGTCCCAAATACCAAAAACTCGTGATTTCACGCTATTTTGTGATCTCTAGAAGTTTGTGTGTTTGTCATGTGTCTTGCCATGCAAGGATGTAAAATTCCTCCGAATTTCTCCTCTACCAGCTTTGTCCATGTTGACCTCCTCAATCTGTTGGAACATCCTGGCTGATAAATCCGATGAGGTCAGTGACATAGGTGTCAAGATATATCAAAAACCAGAAACAAATGACATATATGAATTGAGGAGGAAAAAAGTTCCAGCTCTATGCAAGGAAAATGAGAACCCCGATGCTACCTGGTAAATCACACGAGCTCAAtccttacatatatatatggctGTGCTTAAATCATTTGTCAGACATctaaatttttcatgcatccAAATAAGATACATATATgctaaattgaaaaaaaaaatggtttacGTGGCACTTGGTGGGAGTGATGAACATGATCCAATGCACTGATCAATGGCGGAGCCGAGTAGGCAGGGGCCTCGCCCTTCCTTCtaatttctgaatttttctaTAAATATCTCCCAAAATTTTCGAGCATGAAAGATTTAAATTGAACTTAATTGTTTGCAATTTCAGCTGTtaggaaaaaaatttaatggtgCATTTTGAAGGTCATCACAGTAACCAAATGTAATGATTAACAAATTACATGATAAAATATGATgaatattttgatttcatttcaaaaaagaaataaaatatttcagtaAGAATTTAAATGATATAACTAAAGTAGTTTAAATTTGTCTAAATTAAGCTGTTTTCGGGACCTTAAAACATAAGATGGATACAAGGTTCCGATTCCAAtatcttattttaagagtttgaACCTACTAGAAACTGGAACTAAACTTTCCAATAGCTTATTTTTAAGAGTCTAAACCTATTGAAACTGGAACTAAACTACAATTCCTCAGTTTCCAGTTTATGTCAACGGTTGGTAGAGAACCATAGTCCGGTCAACCTAATAGGCTTGTATTACTTTTGGAATCTCATGTTTGTGTTTGCACAAATTATTTTGCGGGCGCTTTAGGCATGATGTTCGCAGAAATTTGATTACAACACAGAATATCTAACTTCTTTTCAACTGACTATGAGCCCTGGTTTGCTCGTCAGTTCTAATGTCCCTGGTCAAGATTCGAAAAATATAGAACTTAATGTGCGAAAATGAAGATAAAATCTGGGACAAATGCTTCAAGAATGACAATAAATATTGTCATTATGATAGAAAAGTGCAGAAAACTACAAATAAAATGATGCGAAAAGCTAGAAATCCTAAGGAAATTCTAAAGCTATGGACAATAATCTCTAGTTGACATTTATAATTggaaacaaaactaaaattaTGAGCTATGAAATTGTAGAAAGTTGTAGAGTGCTGCATTTTGTTGTTGAGGTTGTTGTTATCGTGTTTCTGACTTGGTTCCCCGACTTTTGTTGCTTGGTTCCTTGCACTAGTTCTTCCAACTGCCTCTCTCTGCTACCTGAATGTGGGTGCAGCAGTTTTCCTAGCAGTTGTTGACTTCTTCCACTCACTCCCTTGATCAATTTCGACCTTCATCatcataatttaattatttggacaATTCGCTTTTGGGCcgaaacttatttaattttgagCCTAACAGTTTTATTGTAAAATATCCATATGATGTTATTTGCTTGATCTGCTTTTATTTATGTGATAGCAAGAATTGTACTTGTTACAGGTACTTTCCATTGAAAACTTGCCTGCACACTATCCCCGAGGGAATCGAACAACGTGGGACGGAATGGCCTGCAGAATGGCCGAATAGGCTTAATGTATTTCCCGAATGGATGAACGATCAAGAGAAATTGATTGCTGACAGTGAGCATTGGAAAGCTATTGTGAACAATTCTTATCTTATTGGAATGGGCATCGACTGGTCCGCTATCCGCAATGTAATGGACATGAAAGCAATAAGTGGAGGGTAAGCAAATTAAGCTGTTAAAGGTATCTCTGGTTGTTATTTCACGAATCAAGCTCGAACAACCTCCAAGGCATATTCGGCCAGAAAAAAGAAACTCACTACTCAAACTCATGTTCAAACTCTATCTAGTGGTGAATTTCGAGTTGGAGCTTGAGTTGATACTTTTCAGTTTCCTTGGGCTCGAGCTCGATTTTCAGAGTATCAATTGATCCTAGGCTCAGTGTTGGACAATGTCGTGGTTGAGCTACTTGAGCTCGATTCTTCAATCCAATAGTTGAGCTACTTGAGCGCATAATGTCAATCCACCCCCACACAATTTGTCACCGAAAAGCTGTCTCAAACTTTGAATTTTTCGTTTTGAACAGATTTGCTGCTGCGCTTGCAGACCAGAAGATTTGGGTTATGAATATTGTTCCTGTTCATGCACCCAACACACTTCCAATTATTTTTGAGCGAGGCCTTATTGGTGCTTACCACGACTGGTGCGAATCTTTTGGTTCGTACCCAAGATCGTATGACCTACTGCATGCTGATCATCTCTTCTCCAGGCTTAAGAATAATAGGTGCGACAAAAAATTCGAACTTCATTCAACAGTTCACTTGAATTCTGATTTTCATCTGcacaaaatatcatttatcaTACGTGAATCTGGCACTTTGTCTCATTATCAGTCCCATGAtcattaatttttgactaattttACATATGAATTCAAAAATAGTTTGGCTCATCTATTTAGCACTTCTTGAGATCAACCGTAATATTTTCTTGGAGTTCGAGACATACTCGATTCTGAAGTTTTGGAATCCCAAACAcgactttttttttcttctttcttttggtGTCATTACCTTTCATATTATTCAACAAGTAGCTCTGCTCTCTCCCTTTGTgtataaattatttttcatgCTTTACCTTTTGTTGTCATTATCAGATGCAAACAAACAATAACAATCGTTGTTGAGATGGATCGACTAGTAAGGCCGAGTGGTTGGGTGATCATACGTGACAAGGTAGAAATACTTAATCCACTCGAAGATATTCTTAGAAGCTTGCACTGGGATATCCGGATGACGTTTGCACAAAACAAAGAAGGTATCCTTTGTGCCCAGAAAACCATTTGGCGACCCTGACCGAGAGGGGTTCTTTACCTGAAAACTACTAACATGGCTCCCCTTCCCCAAATTTTTGGATTTGCCCCGGACCACGAGTGTTGCCTTGGTGTTAGAGTGTATATCATAGAGCCTTTATCCTGCATTCGTCGCCCCTATCAG
Proteins encoded:
- the LOC140881406 gene encoding probable methyltransferase PMT28 produces the protein MAIARFGRQVKRSYQSYGFFVKLSVVIILGLCFVFVWSAFSNFSVTDTRESFDDIVEPVSVSAGKAGNSQISSGPRNGQESGKQRFKSGLDDKVKKSVNGSVVLKPEERPEKVESAGVERRGDEDSRSSKGSGEGKNEENDGSEVKEVTKEEEEEDGRNDKEGEELESDGNENEEVEGDPDLVNAENLDQETLDEEIESSVKKTNKISGPLFDPKARYTWKLCNTRSKYNYIPCIDIESGTGKIQSYRHHERSCPRSAVMCLVPLPHDGYGEPVHWPESKMKILYKNVAHPKLASYIKSQDWVVESGEYLTFPSNLSVFKGGIQHYLESIEEMVPDIEWGKNIRVALDIGCQDSSLAASLLEKNVLTLTLGLKDDLVDLTQVALERGFPAVVSPFATRRLPFPSGVFDTIHCGDCSISWHSNGGKLILEMNRILRPGGYFILSTKHSTIEAEEALSMLTSSICWNILADKSDEVSDIGVKIYQKPETNDIYELRRKKVPALCKENENPDATWYFPLKTCLHTIPEGIEQRGTEWPAEWPNRLNVFPEWMNDQEKLIADSEHWKAIVNNSYLIGMGIDWSAIRNVMDMKAISGGFAAALADQKIWVMNIVPVHAPNTLPIIFERGLIGAYHDWCESFGSYPRSYDLLHADHLFSRLKNNRCKQTITIVVEMDRLVRPSGWVIIRDKVEILNPLEDILRSLHWDIRMTFAQNKEGILCAQKTIWRP